One segment of Leptodactylus fuscus isolate aLepFus1 chromosome 7, aLepFus1.hap2, whole genome shotgun sequence DNA contains the following:
- the BET1L gene encoding BET1-like protein translates to MADWGRGSNTGAVDEMLDEENKRLADNLSSKVTRLKSLALDIDREADDHNQYLDGMDSDFMSVTGLLSGSVKRFTGMARSGRDNRKLLCYVSAGLVGLFFVLYYLVSRAST, encoded by the exons ATGGCGGACTGGGGCAGAG GTTCCAATACAGGAGCGGTGGACGAGATGCTCGATGAAGAGAACAAACGTCTCGCAGACAATCTCTCCTCCAAAGTGACCCGGCTGAAATCG CTTGCGCTGGACATTGACAGAGAAGCGGACGATCATAACCAGTACCTGGACGGAATG gaCTCAGATTTTATGAGTGTGACCGGCCTCCTGAGCGGCAGCGTGAAGCGATTCACAGGGATGGCTCGTTCTGGACGGGATAATCGCAAGCTCCTGTGCTACGTATCAGCCGGGCTGGTGGGACTCTTCTTCGTCCTGTATTACCTTGTATCGCGGGCCAGCACGTGA
- the SIRT3 gene encoding NAD-dependent protein deacetylase sirtuin-3, mitochondrial: protein MALLCVSYQVTFKKMVLAATSSQVVRARRIHASPCQLLPLSGKSRISLIGCKTGLHPRPSWVRAHSHKSDGLSITGVAEKIKEGFYRRILVMAGAGISTASGIPDFRSPTSGLYSKLQEYSLPYPEAIFDLSYFLDEPKPFLRLSQELLPGRHHPNSAHYFLRLLHDKGLLLRLYTQNIDGLERAAGIPAEKLVEAHGSFASSTCTVCLKEYPGETFHNAVMKSEVPRCSACGGVIKPDIVFFGEQLPARFFLHLTDFPRADLLFVMGTSLEVEPFASLVYAVSRSTPRVLINRDPVGPFLDNSDGLNVMELGEVTSGVKHLVQLLGWDHELEELEKNNKSTANEDIQL, encoded by the exons ATGGCTTTGCTGTGTGTTTCATACCAAGTAACTTTTAAGAAAATGGTTTTGGCAGCGACATCATCACAAGTAGTGAGAG CACGAAGGATCCATGCAAGCCCATGTCAGCTCCTGCCGCTTTCTGGTAAAAGTAGAATATCCTTAATTGGCTGCAAAACTGGACTTCACCCACGTCCAAG CTGGGTGCGAGCTCATAGCCATAAGAGCGATGGCCTGTCAATTACTGGTGTGGCAGAGAAAATAAAGGAGGGCTTCTACCGCCGTATATTAGTCATGGCGGGCGCTGGTATCAGCACGGCCAGTGGGATCCCAGATTTCAG GTCGCCTACTAGTGGACTATATAGTAAATTGCAGGAATATTCCCTCCCGTATCCTGAAGCTATTTTCGATCTAAGCTATTTTTTAGACGAACCCAAACCCTTTTTGCGCCTTTCCCAAGAACTGTTACCCGGACGACATCACCCCAATTCGGCACATTACTTTCTACGCCTTCTACATGACAAAGGACTTTTGCTACGTCTGTATACCCAGAACATTGATGGACTGGAGAGAG CTGCGGGTATTCCTGCTGAGAAGTTGGTAGAAGCCCACGGCTCTTTTGCATCATCCACATGCACCGTGTGCCTTAAGGAATACCCCGGAGAAACCTTCCAT AATGCTGTAATGAAGTCTGAAGTCCCTCGCTGTTCAGCTTGCGGCGGTGTCATCAAACCTGACATTGTCTTTTTTGGAGAGCAACTACCTGCCCGTTTTTTCCTCCACCTGACGGATTTTCCCAGGGCGGATCTCCTGTTTGTCATGGGCACATCACTTGAG GTGGAACCTTTTGCCAGTCTGGTATACGCAGTTAGTCGATCTACACCGCGAGTCCTCATCAATCGGGATCCTGTGGGACCTTTTCTGGACAATTCAGATGGGCTCAATGTGATGGAACTAGGAGAGGTCACCAGTGGGGTGAAGCACCTTGTACAACTACTGGGATGGGATCATGAATTGGAGGAGCTAGAAAAAAATAACAAG AGCACTGCAAATGAAGACATTCAACTATGA